The nucleotide window GCCCCGCTCCCAGATCCCGCGCGGCATCCAGCAGCGCTATATCAAAGCTCTGGAGCCGTCCCACCATCAGTGCGGTCACGTAGCACAGGCAAAAAGTGACATGCGCGGCCAGCACGGTGCCGAATCCCAGCTCCCAGCCCACTTGAACAAAAAACAACTGCAAGGCCACGCCGATCCAGATGTCTGGCACCGCCAGCGGCAGCTCCGTCACCACGAGATGCAGCGATTGCAGCCGGGAGCGATATCGATGCAGGCACCAGGCCGCCAGCGTGCCCAGCAGCGTCGATCCGAGCGTGGCCAAAGCGGCGATTTTCAGCGTGGTCCCCAGCGCAGTCAGCGTCGCACGGTCTTTCCACAGCTTTTCATACCAAGACCAGGTGAAGCCCTCCCAGCGTCCGCCGTATTTGGATGCGTTGAACGAATTCACCACCAGCACCACCAGTGGCAAGTAGAGGAACAGCACCACCAAGCCCAGCATCAGACTGGAGAACCAGGAGCGCTCACTTTTGCCAGTTCGCAGCACGCCTCGGTCACTCATGCGGAGTCCTCCTTCCCACGTCGCAGCGTCAGCCATACCAGCGGCACCGCCGCTAGCGCCAGCCCACAGGCCAGCGCCGCAGCCTGCGGTAGATTCCGATCTGAAAAGAGTCGCTGACCGATTTTGCTACCCAGCATCTCTGCATCCAGCCCACCCACCATCTCTGGTACCACGTAGGAGCCCAGACATGGTATCCCGACGAGCAGCGCGGCGGCAATGATGCCCTTTTTCACCGCAGGCAGCACCACATGCACAAAGGCACGCCACTGCCCTGCACCCAGATCCCGCGCAGCTTCATACTCGCTGAAGTTCAGCTTCTCCATCGCCGCATACAGCGGCAGCACGGCCAGTGGGAGTGAGGTGTAAACCATCACCAGCAACACCGCTGCTGGATGATAAAGCAGCATCGTCCCCTCATCGATCACGCCCAGTGCGCTCAACAATGAGGCCACCGGTCCGCCGGATTGCAGCAGGGATCGCCAAGAGAACACCCGCACCAAAAAACTCGTCCAAAAAGGCAACACCACGATCAGCAGCAGCCACGGTCTCCACGCCGCATCCGCCAGCCGCACACGCCAGGCCACAGGCAGCGCCAGCAGCACGCAGATCAGCGTCGTTGCTCCGCTCATCCAGAGCGTCCGCCATGCCGCTGCTGCATAGCCCGGCTGCGCAAACACCGACCATGCCTCCAGCGTCCAGCCCTTCCCCGCTTCCCCCGTCGTATCCACCGGATGAAAGGCCATGAGGAATAGATTCACCGCCGGTAGCGCAAAGAAAACGCCCATCCACGCCAGTGAGGGCAGCGTCATCCACCATTCATGCTGTCTTCCACGTCCACGCATGCACTTGAATCATCTTTTAGGCCGCGCAGAGCCCGCACCAGGCAGCGCACTGAGGAAAAAGTAACGCGGAGAGCGTAGCACGTCCCCCACCTCGCGAATCGCCATCACGCCCAGCAGCTCACGCAGCCGGTCATGCGCCTGCGGGTGCTTGGCGAGGTGCCGCTCCAAGAAATCCCGCAGCCGCCGATTCGCGGCGAACTCCACCGGCAGCGTCCCCACATTCAGCAGCACCAGCAGGCAAAAAACCGCCGCAAAGACCAAGATCGCAATCCGTGGCACCATCACACGCCCTACCATCAGCCCACCCACAGCGATCAGCGCCGCCACCGGCAGATAGCGCCCCATGCGGATGCAGCTCTGACGCCATTTGAACTCCGACAGGCCCTCCTCATCCGTATGCAGCGCATGCGCAGCCTCATGCAGCGCTGTTGCCCACGCAGTCAGCGTCGTGCCCTGCGCGATGTCACGGTGAAGAAAGAGCCGCCGCCGCGCTGGATCGAAGTAATCGGTCACCACCCCTCCGTGCTCCACGATTTGCACATCCGTCACGCCTTCACTTTGCAGGAAAAGCAGTGCGATCTCCCCACCTGTATGCGCTGTGGGACTGGTCACGCGGCTCCCCTTCCCCATCATGGTCATATACCGCCCCAATGCCCACTGACTGGCAGCAAAAGCGAGCCCTGCGATGACAACGATGAGGAGAAAAACCATGTCCCCACCTTTGGCGCGGTGGGATGAAAAAGAAAACCAAGAACTGTGAATCCACCACGCCCCCAGATTTCTCGAAAGTAAGGGCGAACTCACCGAGGCTACCTGTTGACGCTGCTCCCTCGCGGCTCATCCTGCGCTCACATGAGCGAAAACGCCGCCTCCCAACCGCCCACCGTGGGCATCATCATGGGCTCCAGCTCCGACTGGCCCACCATGCAAAATGCCGCCCAAGTGCTGGCAGATTTTGGCATTCCATTCGAGAAAAAAGTCGTCAGTGCCCACCGCACCCCCGGCCTGCTCTATGAATACGCCACCACCGCAGCCAAGCGCGGGCTAAAAATCATCATCGCAGGCGCTGGTGGAGCCGCTCACCTGCCCGGCATGACCGCGAGCATGACGACGCTGCCCGTTCTCGGCGTCCCGGTGCAAAGCCGCGCTCTCAGCGGCGTGGACAGCCTTTATTCCATCGTCCAGATGCCCGGCGGTGTGCCTGTCGCCACCTTTGCCATCGGCAATGCTGGAGCGCTCAATGCGGGGCTCTTCGCCGTATCCATGCTGGCCAATGAAAACGCCGATCTCGTCGCCAAATTGAAAGCCTTCCGTGATCGCCAGACTCAGAAGGTCCTGGAAAGCCAAGTGGAGCTAGAGAAATGAGTTCCTACTTCCCTCCTCCCACCACCATCGGCATGCTCGGCGGCGGACAGCTCGGGCGCATGTTTGCCCTAGAAGCAAGGCGTGCAGGCTACCGTGTGATCATTTTCACCGATGAGCCCAGCGGCTGTCCCGCAGGCCAATTCGCCGATTTGGAGATCAATGCCGCCTACGACGACGCAGCGGCCCTCCAGCGCTTTTTGAGCCAAGTGGACGTCGTCACCGCTGAGTTCGAAAACATCCCCGCAAGCTGCCTAGAGGCCGTGGAGGCCGTCAAACCGCTGCGTCCCGGTGCCAAGGCCATTTTCACCACCCAGCACCGTGAACGCGAAAAACTCTTCCTTCGTGAAAACGGCATCGCTTGCGCCGAATTCCGCGTGATCGAGGACTTGGCAGGCCTGGAAGCCGCCGTCACCGCTCTCGGTAGGCCCTGTGTGATCAAAACGGCCGCTTTCGGCTACGACGGCAAAGGCCAGTGCAAAGTCAACGCAGACACCGATCTGGCTACAGCCTGGCAGCCCTTCACCGGCCACCGCGCCGTCGTGGAGCAATGGGTGCCCTTTGTCTGCGAAGTCAGCGTCGTCGGTGTGCGCAGCGCAGATGGCAAAATGGCCGTCCATGGCTGTGTGGAGAATCAGCACACGCATCACATCCTCGATGTCAGCATCTCCCCCGCCCGCGTGGAGCCCGCCGTGAAGGAGCAGGCCATCGACCTCTGGGAAGCAGTGGCCGAAGGCCTCAACTACATCGGCACCATGGCTGTGGAAATGTTCGTCACAGCCGATGGTCGCGTGTTGGTGAATGAGATCGCCCCACGCCCGCATAACAGCGGCCACTACACCATCGACGCCTGCGTCACCAATCAGTTCCAGCAGCAGCAGCGTGCCGTCTGTGGCCTGCCGCCCGGTGATCCCACCCAGCACACTCCCGCCGTGATGATCAATCTCCTCGGCGACATCTGGCCCGCTCCCACCCAGCACCCAGACTGGTCCCCAGTGCTCAATCACCCACGGGCCAAGCTCCACCTCTACGGCAAAAAAGAAGCCCGTCCCCGCCGCAAAATGGGCCACTTCACCGTCCTCGGCGACACCATCGAGGAAGCCCTGGAGCACGCCCTGCGCATCCGTCAGGCACTCGGAATCGGCTAAACTCAGTTTGTGCTTCACAAAGGACGCATTTCATGGCGTTCTACGCGGGTGATGAAATTCGCCCTCGCCTCACTCCTCCTCGCCACCGCCTTGACCGCTCCCGCCGCAGAGACGCGGGATGCTTTGTTTCAAAAAAGCATCGAAAGCATGTTTGAGAGCCTCGTGGAGATCCGCCGGGACATCCACGCACACCCGGAACTACCCAACGAAGAAGTCCGCACCGCCAAACTCGTCGCCGATCGCCTCAAATCCCTCGGATTCACCGAAATCCAGACCGGCGTCGCAGGCACGGGCGTCGTCGCTTTGCTCCAAGGTGGCCAAAGTGGCCCCTGCGTCGCCGTGCGGGCCGACATGGACGCCTTGCCCATCAAAGAGCTGCGCAGCACGCCCTACCGCTCGCAGAATCCCGGTGTCATGCATGCCTGTGGGCATGATGTGCACACCACCTGCGCCCTCGGCGTCGCAGAGCTGCTCTCTCGGCACAAAGACCAAGTGAAAGGCAGTGTGAAATTCATCTTCCAACCCGCAGAGGAAGCCATGCCTGCTACTTTTAAAGGTGATTGGGGAGCCAAGCTCATGGTGACAGAAGGCGTCATGGAAAACCCGAAACCCGCCGCCATCTTCGGTCTCCACACCACCGCGCAGGTCATGCCCGCTGGCACCACCGATGATGAAACGCATTATTTAAAAGCCGGGCAGCTCGGTTACACCCCAGGCATCGACAACGCGAATAGCGACCGCTTCCACATCGTCATCCAAGGCAAAATGGCACACGGCAGCACACCCCATAAAGGCGTGGATGCCATCGCGGTATCCGCAGAGGCCATCATGGCCCTGCAAATGATCAAAAGCCGCCAGACGAACACACGCCAGCCCCTCGTCATCAGCATCGGCACCATCAAAGGCGGCGACCGTGAAAACATCATCGCCGAAAAAGTGGAACTCGGCGGCACTGTCCGCACCTACGACGCCAAATTCCGCGATGGCATCATCGAGCAAATGCACCGCATCCTCAAAGGCATCACCGAGGCCCACGGAGCCAGCTACGAGATGGAATACCGCAAAACCTACCCCAGCATCCAAAACGACACCACACTCCTCCAGGCCACGCTACCAGCCTTTCGCCGCATTTGTGGCGAGAAAAACGTCATCGAACTCATCCCCGGCATGGGCGGCGAGGATTTCAGCTACTTCGCCCAAGTCGTTCCCGGCTTCTACTTCCGCCTCGGCGTCGCCAACGAGGAGAAAGGCTTCACTTACGGCGGCCACACGCCGATGTATGACTGCGACGAGGAAGCGATCAAAACCGGCGTCGCCGCCATGGCCGCCGCCGTCTGCGACTTCCTCGATAGCAAAGCGGGTGGACGCTAGTGTGGAAATGCCCCTTGGGGCGGAGGTGGGTTACACTGTCTTCGGGGGCTTTTTGCCAAAGTGCTCAGTGCTTAGTTCTCAGTGAGGAACCACTAAGAACTGAGCACTTCTTTTCTACTGCGTGGCAAACTTCGTGAGCAGCCCGCGCTTGCGTGTGAGATTGAGAATCCAGACGAAGAGCCAACCTGCGAGGGCCAGGAAGACGAAGTTCAGCACGACCGCGTAACCGAGGTAGCTCCAGTTCATCGTGCCCGTCTTCATCACCGCACGCATTCCTTCGAAAATATACGTCGGTGGAAAGCACCATGCGATAGGCTGGCTCCAAGCTGGCATATCATCCACATTGTAAAAGACCGCCACGACTGGCTGGAAGAAAAACGGGATCGCCCAAGCCAGCGACTCTGCTGCCTGCCCCCAACGCAGGATAAGCGCCGTGGAAATCATCCCCAGCGACCAACCAAAAAGCATCAGGTTCGCAAAAAACGGAATCAGCCACCAACTGAGCTGAAACACATTAAAGGAATACCCAACCCACGAGATCACACTCAGAACCACCGCAGTCATCGCAATGCGGATCGTGCCAACGATGAATGTGGCACTGACATATTCAGCCGTGCGAACAGGTGCGACAAAAATGTTCAGCAAATTCCGCGTCCAGACATCCTCCAAAAATGAAATGGCCACTCCTTGCTGTGCACGGAACATGATGTCCCAGAGAATCATCCCACCGAGGAAAAACAGCACGTAATTGCCAAATTCTGGATTGGTATTCTTCTGGATAAACACAGTCACATTCCCCCACACCACCAGATCGACCACGGGCCAGAAGATGAGCTCCACCAGACGCATCGGCGTCCGCGTGTAGAGGAATAGGTAGCGTAAAACAAGGGCGCTGATGGTGCGGAAATTCATGAGGGGGAGGCGGACCATGAACGGTGGAGCGGGCCGCTTCAAACCATACTTCCCATTCCATTCAATAAGAGCCCTGTGAAACCATCGCTGGAGGAGTCGTCGGAATGGCAAAAAGCGCTTTGGCACCCAATCGGTGGCTTTAATCCGTTCTGGGTGGTCCTAGGAACGCTGATCCGGCGAGGAAGCGCTGCATGGTGGCGTATAGGCCTCTTATGCGCACTCTCGCGGCCTCCATTCTCGCTCCATTCATCCTCACGACTCCGTTACATGCCGTGAGGCCGGATGCGGCACTGCCGCCTAGTGTCTCGGTGGAAAATGGGGCTCGGTTTGCGGATTTGGATGGAGATGGCTTCGATGATCTCGTTTTCTCCAATGCCCAAAACTATGCCGTCATTCTCTACAATGACGTGGAGAAGAAAAATCTGGGCTGGTTGCGCGGATGGACGCATGTGATGCGGGAGGGCCATGCGGGGGATGCCCATGCGCTGCCGCTGACCACTCGGGAGGATGTGGAATTGCGTGATGGAGCACTGTGGGTCGCGGGGAAGAGCCTGATGAGCTTTGCAGAGCTCCTGCGTCCGCCTGCGCCAGCTCCACGCTCACCCGCAGAGTCCATGCGGGCCATCCACCTGAAGCCAGGGTTTCAGATCGATCTCGTCGCGGCAGAGCCGCTGGTGCAGGACCCGATTTTCATCGACTGGGATGCGCAGGGCCGCATGTGGGTGGTGGAGATGGGCGATTACCCATTTCATGTCCATCAGGGCGTCACGCATTCTGGTCGGGTAAAGACGCTGACGGATGAAAATGGCGACGGTATCTACGATAAGGCCGTCACCTTCCTCGATCGGCTGCAATACCCCACGGGACTGGCTTTTTGGAAAAAGGGCGTTTTTGTCGCCAGCGTGCCGGATGTGGCCTTTCACGAGGATACGGATGGAGACGGCATCGCGGACAAGCGCAGCCCCATCCTTACCGGATTCCGTGAGGGCAATCCGCAGCATTTGGTCAATGGATTTGCCTGGGGGCTGGATGGTTGGCTTTACGGTGGCAATGGTGATAGCGGCGGCATCGTGACGGAGGTGCGGAGTGGCAAGACTTTCGATCTCAGTGGCCGGGATTTCCGGTTTCAGCCTGAAACGGGTGAATTTCAACTCATCGCAGGCCGTGCGCAGTATGGCCGCTGGCGGGATGACTTCGGGAATTGGTTCTCTGGCAACAATAGCAACCTCGGTTGGCATTATTTCCTCGACGATCGCTACCTCGCGCGGAATCCGCGCCTCGCAGTGCCGACTCTGCGTCAAAATCTCAATCTCAGTGGCACCAGTGTGTTTCCTGTGAGCACTCCGGTGCGGCGTCTGAATCAGCCGCAGTCGGTCAATAAGCTCACCAGCGGTTGCAGCGTCATTCCTTTCCGAGACAGGCTTTTTCCAGATAGCCTGTTCATCTGCGAACCGGCGAACAATCTCGTCCACCGCGAGGTTTTGGTGCCGGATGGCATCAGCTTCACCAGCCGCCGAGCGGAGGATGAGCAGGACCGCGAGTTTTTGGCGAGTGAGGACCACTGGAGTCGCTTTACGCAGGCACGCACCGGGCCAGATGGCTGCCTCTATGTCGTGGATTTTTACCGGCTGATTCTTGAGCACCCAGAGTGGATTCCGCCGCAAATGATCGCCCATCTCGATCTCTTTGCAGGCAGTGACAAAGGGCGCATCTACCGCGTCAGCGCTGCTGGTCAGGCGCGGAAAAGCGCCGCGATAGGCATCGACTCGGAGAACGGCTGGGCACGCGATACGGCGCAGCGCCTGCTCATCGAGCAAAAGGGCCACTACTCGCCCGATACACTCCACACCACGCCCGCCATCGTCGTGCAGCAGCTCTGGACCATGCACACGCTCGGCACGCTCACGCCAGCCCACCTGCTCACAGCGGCGAAAAGCAGCTCCGCCCAGGTGCGTGAGCATGCCGTGAGGCTCGCGGAAGATCAGCCTCGCGTGCTGGCGGAGCTACACGGTCTCGCCGCTGATCCCGATGTGCGAGTCCGCAGCCAACTGGCCTTTTCGCTTGGCAAATCCAGCGATGGCACGCTGCACACGCTCGTCGCACGCGACCCGAAGGATAAAAACATGCTCATCGCAGCGCTGTCTTCATCACCAGATCATCCTGACGCGGCGCAATGGTATGCGGCACTGAAATCCCCTGCCCCACAGACCGCGCCTGCTCTCCAGATCATCACGCATCAGAATCCTGATCGCAGCAAAGTCGTCGCGGCTTATGCCAAGGTGGCCCAGATCCGTGGTGATGCGACGAAGGGCCACGCACTCTACCTCGCCGCCTGCTCCGCCTGTCACCGCCTGAGGAATGAAGGCACAGAGATCGGCCCCGATCTCGGCACCGTCGCTGCAAAGCCCACCGAGCAGCTTTTGGAGGCCATCCTCGATCCGAATCGAGCCGTGGAGCAGCGATACCTCGCCCACACCCTCCGCACAAAGGATGGGAAAGACCACATCGGCCTCCTAGCGGAGGAAACCGCCAATAGCATCACCCTGAAACTCGCTGGCAGCACAGAGGTCATCCTGCGGGCAGATCTTTTAAAGAGCACACCCGGCACTCGCTCGCTCATGCCTGAGGGGCTGGAATCGGTGCTCCAGCCGCAGGACATCGCGGACATCCTCGCCTGGATGCGGGAAAAGTGAGTTGCATAGTCGCTGCATCCTCCACTAAAAGCACGGCGCATGACCATCACCACCACTCTCGTCGCCAGCGCTGTCTGCGGCTACCTGTGCGGCTCCTTGCCATTCGGCTATTGGGCCGGGAAACTACGTGGCATCGACATCCGCCAGCATGGCAGCGGCAACATCGGTGCCACCAATGTCATCCGCGTGCTCGGCAAGCCTATCGGCATCCCTGTTTTCCTGCTCGATATGCTCAAAGGCTGGCTGCCCGTGACTCTCGCACGCTCATGGATGAGCGGTGTGGATGCCAGCCCGCAGATGCTCTCCACAGCGGCTGTGATTGCCGGATTCTGCGCGGTGCTCGGTCACATGTTTACCTTCTGGCTTCAGTTCAAAGGCGGCAAAGGCATCGCCACCACAGCGGGAGTGCTGCTGGGCATTTCGGCAGCGGGATTCATCGGCGGCTGGATCGCGTGGCTGGTGGTCTTTTTTGCTACGAAATATGTTTCACTCGCCTCCATCGCAGCGGCGCTGGCAGTGCCTAGCTCGATGGCGCTCATGATGTGGCGTGAGCAGCGCTGGGACGGCGTACTGCTCGGATTCGGCATCGTGGTGATGATCCTCGCGATCGTGAAGCATCGTGCGAATATCCAGCGCCTGCTCGCAGGCACCGAAAACCGCGCTGGGGCGAAAAAAGCATCATGAATCACGTCACCGTCATCGGAGCAGGCTCCTGGGGCACCGCGCTCGCGGCGTCATTGGCGTGGCGTGGGATGGAAGTGCAGTTTTGGGGCCGCGATGCGGATCTGATGCGCGAAATCGCCTCCACCCGCTGCAATAGCCGTTATCTGCCCGGATTGGCTTTACCGGAAAAAGTGAGCGTGATCGCTGATCCAGCCACTTTGAAGCCTGCGGACATGCTTTTCTTTGTCGTGCCCTCCAAAGGCATGCGAGAGGCCGCACAGCTCATCGCCAGCACTCCCGCAGCCACCACGCCACTGCTGGTTTCTTGTGCCAAAGGCATCGAAATGGACAGTGGCCTGCGCATGAGCCAGATCATCGCCCAAGCACTCCCGCACAGCACCCTGGCCGTGCTCACGGGGCCGAATCACGCGGAGGAAGTGGCCGCACAGCTCGCCACTGCCGCCGTCGTGGCCTGCGAGGATGATGAGGCCGCGAAAAAAGTGCAGCATGCTCTCACCCTGCCCTTTTTCCGCACCTACACCACGAGTGACGTCATCGGAGCCGAGTGGGGCGGCGCTTTGAAA belongs to Verrucomicrobiaceae bacterium and includes:
- a CDS encoding ABC transporter permease translates to MSDRGVLRTGKSERSWFSSLMLGLVVLFLYLPLVVLVVNSFNASKYGGRWEGFTWSWYEKLWKDRATLTALGTTLKIAALATLGSTLLGTLAAWCLHRYRSRLQSLHLVVTELPLAVPDIWIGVALQLFFVQVGWELGFGTVLAAHVTFCLCYVTALMVGRLQSFDIALLDAARDLGAGPWQVAWRVVLPLLVPGMLAAGMMAFILSVDDFVITFFVSGPGNATLPARVYGLAKTSRSLPVINALSTLLIVVTLIVATVGHRMLKPKSA
- a CDS encoding ABC transporter permease, which translates into the protein MTLPSLAWMGVFFALPAVNLFLMAFHPVDTTGEAGKGWTLEAWSVFAQPGYAAAAWRTLWMSGATTLICVLLALPVAWRVRLADAAWRPWLLLIVVLPFWTSFLVRVFSWRSLLQSGGPVASLLSALGVIDEGTMLLYHPAAVLLVMVYTSLPLAVLPLYAAMEKLNFSEYEAARDLGAGQWRAFVHVVLPAVKKGIIAAALLVGIPCLGSYVVPEMVGGLDAEMLGSKIGQRLFSDRNLPQAAALACGLALAAVPLVWLTLRRGKEDSA
- a CDS encoding zinc metallopeptidase, with amino-acid sequence MVFLLIVVIAGLAFAASQWALGRYMTMMGKGSRVTSPTAHTGGEIALLFLQSEGVTDVQIVEHGGVVTDYFDPARRRLFLHRDIAQGTTLTAWATALHEAAHALHTDEEGLSEFKWRQSCIRMGRYLPVAALIAVGGLMVGRVMVPRIAILVFAAVFCLLVLLNVGTLPVEFAANRRLRDFLERHLAKHPQAHDRLRELLGVMAIREVGDVLRSPRYFFLSALPGAGSARPKR
- the purE gene encoding 5-(carboxyamino)imidazole ribonucleotide mutase, whose product is MSENAASQPPTVGIIMGSSSDWPTMQNAAQVLADFGIPFEKKVVSAHRTPGLLYEYATTAAKRGLKIIIAGAGGAAHLPGMTASMTTLPVLGVPVQSRALSGVDSLYSIVQMPGGVPVATFAIGNAGALNAGLFAVSMLANENADLVAKLKAFRDRQTQKVLESQVELEK
- a CDS encoding 5-(carboxyamino)imidazole ribonucleotide synthase, translating into MSSYFPPPTTIGMLGGGQLGRMFALEARRAGYRVIIFTDEPSGCPAGQFADLEINAAYDDAAALQRFLSQVDVVTAEFENIPASCLEAVEAVKPLRPGAKAIFTTQHREREKLFLRENGIACAEFRVIEDLAGLEAAVTALGRPCVIKTAAFGYDGKGQCKVNADTDLATAWQPFTGHRAVVEQWVPFVCEVSVVGVRSADGKMAVHGCVENQHTHHILDVSISPARVEPAVKEQAIDLWEAVAEGLNYIGTMAVEMFVTADGRVLVNEIAPRPHNSGHYTIDACVTNQFQQQQRAVCGLPPGDPTQHTPAVMINLLGDIWPAPTQHPDWSPVLNHPRAKLHLYGKKEARPRRKMGHFTVLGDTIEEALEHALRIRQALGIG
- a CDS encoding amidohydrolase, with protein sequence MKFALASLLLATALTAPAAETRDALFQKSIESMFESLVEIRRDIHAHPELPNEEVRTAKLVADRLKSLGFTEIQTGVAGTGVVALLQGGQSGPCVAVRADMDALPIKELRSTPYRSQNPGVMHACGHDVHTTCALGVAELLSRHKDQVKGSVKFIFQPAEEAMPATFKGDWGAKLMVTEGVMENPKPAAIFGLHTTAQVMPAGTTDDETHYLKAGQLGYTPGIDNANSDRFHIVIQGKMAHGSTPHKGVDAIAVSAEAIMALQMIKSRQTNTRQPLVISIGTIKGGDRENIIAEKVELGGTVRTYDAKFRDGIIEQMHRILKGITEAHGASYEMEYRKTYPSIQNDTTLLQATLPAFRRICGEKNVIELIPGMGGEDFSYFAQVVPGFYFRLGVANEEKGFTYGGHTPMYDCDEEAIKTGVAAMAAAVCDFLDSKAGGR
- a CDS encoding ABC transporter permease codes for the protein MNFRTISALVLRYLFLYTRTPMRLVELIFWPVVDLVVWGNVTVFIQKNTNPEFGNYVLFFLGGMILWDIMFRAQQGVAISFLEDVWTRNLLNIFVAPVRTAEYVSATFIVGTIRIAMTAVVLSVISWVGYSFNVFQLSWWLIPFFANLMLFGWSLGMISTALILRWGQAAESLAWAIPFFFQPVVAVFYNVDDMPAWSQPIAWCFPPTYIFEGMRAVMKTGTMNWSYLGYAVVLNFVFLALAGWLFVWILNLTRKRGLLTKFATQ
- a CDS encoding c-type cytochrome — translated: MRTLAASILAPFILTTPLHAVRPDAALPPSVSVENGARFADLDGDGFDDLVFSNAQNYAVILYNDVEKKNLGWLRGWTHVMREGHAGDAHALPLTTREDVELRDGALWVAGKSLMSFAELLRPPAPAPRSPAESMRAIHLKPGFQIDLVAAEPLVQDPIFIDWDAQGRMWVVEMGDYPFHVHQGVTHSGRVKTLTDENGDGIYDKAVTFLDRLQYPTGLAFWKKGVFVASVPDVAFHEDTDGDGIADKRSPILTGFREGNPQHLVNGFAWGLDGWLYGGNGDSGGIVTEVRSGKTFDLSGRDFRFQPETGEFQLIAGRAQYGRWRDDFGNWFSGNNSNLGWHYFLDDRYLARNPRLAVPTLRQNLNLSGTSVFPVSTPVRRLNQPQSVNKLTSGCSVIPFRDRLFPDSLFICEPANNLVHREVLVPDGISFTSRRAEDEQDREFLASEDHWSRFTQARTGPDGCLYVVDFYRLILEHPEWIPPQMIAHLDLFAGSDKGRIYRVSAAGQARKSAAIGIDSENGWARDTAQRLLIEQKGHYSPDTLHTTPAIVVQQLWTMHTLGTLTPAHLLTAAKSSSAQVREHAVRLAEDQPRVLAELHGLAADPDVRVRSQLAFSLGKSSDGTLHTLVARDPKDKNMLIAALSSSPDHPDAAQWYAALKSPAPQTAPALQIITHQNPDRSKVVAAYAKVAQIRGDATKGHALYLAACSACHRLRNEGTEIGPDLGTVAAKPTEQLLEAILDPNRAVEQRYLAHTLRTKDGKDHIGLLAEETANSITLKLAGSTEVILRADLLKSTPGTRSLMPEGLESVLQPQDIADILAWMREK
- the plsY gene encoding glycerol-3-phosphate 1-O-acyltransferase PlsY; translated protein: MTITTTLVASAVCGYLCGSLPFGYWAGKLRGIDIRQHGSGNIGATNVIRVLGKPIGIPVFLLDMLKGWLPVTLARSWMSGVDASPQMLSTAAVIAGFCAVLGHMFTFWLQFKGGKGIATTAGVLLGISAAGFIGGWIAWLVVFFATKYVSLASIAAALAVPSSMALMMWREQRWDGVLLGFGIVVMILAIVKHRANIQRLLAGTENRAGAKKAS
- a CDS encoding NAD(P)-dependent glycerol-3-phosphate dehydrogenase; protein product: MNHVTVIGAGSWGTALAASLAWRGMEVQFWGRDADLMREIASTRCNSRYLPGLALPEKVSVIADPATLKPADMLFFVVPSKGMREAAQLIASTPAATTPLLVSCAKGIEMDSGLRMSQIIAQALPHSTLAVLTGPNHAEEVAAQLATAAVVACEDDEAAKKVQHALTLPFFRTYTTSDVIGAEWGGALKNPYAIAAGIARGMKLGDNAIAALVTRALAEMVRFGVRMGGRAETFQGLSGVGDLIATCYSEHSRNHRVGLQLGQGRTLEEILTSTRMIAEGVPNTASIHQAARAHDVRTPLLDEIHSVLYAGKPPQVGMKALLSRDPRPEMDV